The Streptomyces sp. HUAS MG91 sequence ACCGCACGCTCCAGTCCCTCGCCGACGCCGGCGAGGTCGACGTGCTGCGCACCTCGGAGGGCGAGGCCGTGTACCGGCGGTGCTCCTCGGGTGACCACCATCACCATCTGGTCTGCCGGGTGTGCGGCAAGGCCGTGGAGGTCGAGGGGCCCGCGGTGGAGAAGTGGGCGGAGGCGATCGCCGCCGAGCACGGGTATGTGAACGTGGCGCACACGGTGGAGATCTTCGGCACCTGCGCGGAGTGCTCCGCGGGTTGACCGGATCTCGGGTCTCGTCTTCGTCTGCCGCCCGGTGGGGCGTCTCGCGCAGTTCCCCGCGCCCCTGAAACGAGCTTCGCTCGTCCAGGGGCGCGACCCGCCCCCGCCGGAGGGCCTAGCCCTCCGACTCCAGCTGGAGAAGGACCTCGTTGGGCGTGGCGCCGCCGAAGCGGCGGTCTCGCGACGCGTACTCCACGCATGCGCGCCACAGGTCACGCCGGTCGAAGTCCGGCCACAGAACGTCCTGGAAGACCATCTCGGCGTAGGCGCTCTGCCACAGCAGATAGTTGGACGTGCGCTGCTCACCGCTGGGCCGCAGGAACAGGTCGACGTCCGGCATGTCCGCGTAGTACAGGTACTTCGCGAACGTCTTCTCGCTGACCTTGGACGGGTCGAGCCGGCCGGCCTTGACGTCCTCGGCGAGCGCCTGCGCGGCGTCGGCGATCTCGGCACGCCCGCCGTAGTTCATGCAGAAGTACAGGGTCAGCTTGTCGTTGTCCTTGGTCTGCTCCTGGGAGATCTCCAGCTCCTTGGCGACCGACTTCCACAGCTTGGGCATCCGCCCGACCCACCGCACCCGCACACCCAGCTCGTCGAGCTGGTCGCGGGTCTTGCGGATGAAGTCGCGGTTGAAGTTCATGAGGAACTTCACCTCGTCCGGCGAGCGCTTCCAGTTCTCGGTCGAGAACGCGTACAGCGAGATGGCGCCGACGCCCATCTCGATGGCGCCCTGGAGAACGTCGAGGACCCGCTCGGCGCCGACCTTGTGCCCCTCGGTGCGCGGCAGCCCGCGCTCCTTGGCCCAGCGGCCGTTGCCGTCCATCACGATGGCGACGTGCTCGGGAACCAGCTCGCCGGGGATCTTCGGCGGCCGCGCGCCCGACGGGTGCGGTTGCGGTACGACGTACTCGCGTCGTGACGACCGGCCGAGAATTCCGCGACGTGCCATGGTGGTGGGCCTCTCCCCTAGCTCAGCTCTAGCTTTTCTCTACGTAGCGCAGCGAGCGCAGTCCGCGCTCCAGGTGCCAGTGCAGGTACGCCGACACCAGACCGCTGCCCTCCCGCGCGAACCGCGCCTCGCACGTGTCCGCCGTCTCCCAGTCTCCGGTGAGCAGCGCACCGAGCAGGACGAGGGCCTGCGGTGAGGGTACGACGCTGCCCGGTACCCGGCAGTCGATGCAAACCGAGCCGCCCGCGCCGACGGAGAAGAAACGGTTGGGACCGGGCATTCCGCACTTCGCGCAGTCGCCGAAGGTGGGCGCGTAGCCGTTGACGGCGAGGGAACGCAGCAGGAAGGCGTCCAGGATGAGGTGCGGCTCGTGCTCACCGCGCGACAGCGTGCGCAGGGCGCCGACCAGGAGCAGGTACTGCTGGACGGCCGGCTCGCCCTCGTGGTCGGTGAACCGTTCCGCCGTCTCCAGCATGGCGGTGCCGGCGGTGTACCGGGCGTAGTCCGTCACGATCCCGCCGCCGTACGGAGCGATCGTCTCGCTCTGCGTGCACAGCGGGAGCCCGCGGCCGACCAGCTCACTGTTCCGCGCGAAAAACTGCACGTCGACATGGGAGAAGGGTTCGAGCCGCGCCCCGAACTTCGACTTGGTGCGGCGCACGCCGCGGGCGACGGCGCGTACGCGTCCGTGACCGCGT is a genomic window containing:
- a CDS encoding transcriptional repressor, with amino-acid sequence MAAPVRGRSTRQRAAVAAALDEVDEFRSAQELHDVLKHKGDSVGLTTVYRTLQSLADAGEVDVLRTSEGEAVYRRCSSGDHHHHLVCRVCGKAVEVEGPAVEKWAEAIAAEHGYVNVAHTVEIFGTCAECSAG
- a CDS encoding isoprenyl transferase, with amino-acid sequence MARRGILGRSSRREYVVPQPHPSGARPPKIPGELVPEHVAIVMDGNGRWAKERGLPRTEGHKVGAERVLDVLQGAIEMGVGAISLYAFSTENWKRSPDEVKFLMNFNRDFIRKTRDQLDELGVRVRWVGRMPKLWKSVAKELEISQEQTKDNDKLTLYFCMNYGGRAEIADAAQALAEDVKAGRLDPSKVSEKTFAKYLYYADMPDVDLFLRPSGEQRTSNYLLWQSAYAEMVFQDVLWPDFDRRDLWRACVEYASRDRRFGGATPNEVLLQLESEG
- the recO gene encoding DNA repair protein RecO — protein: MSLFRDDGIVLRTQKLGEADRIITLLTRGHGRVRAVARGVRRTKSKFGARLEPFSHVDVQFFARNSELVGRGLPLCTQSETIAPYGGGIVTDYARYTAGTAMLETAERFTDHEGEPAVQQYLLLVGALRTLSRGEHEPHLILDAFLLRSLAVNGYAPTFGDCAKCGMPGPNRFFSVGAGGSVCIDCRVPGSVVPSPQALVLLGALLTGDWETADTCEARFAREGSGLVSAYLHWHLERGLRSLRYVEKS